From the Telopea speciosissima isolate NSW1024214 ecotype Mountain lineage chromosome 9, Tspe_v1, whole genome shotgun sequence genome, the window TGAAAAGAACTTTCTTCTCAATGGTGTATGTGTGTGTTTCAATGGGAAGAAAAATCTTCGCTTTGGGCTGTCATTCTCCTCAATATAAGAATAGCTCGGCTTGACTGTAACAAATGTTTAGTACGTTTGAGCTTTAGATTATAATTCTTCTGAATCAACATATATACCCattaaagaggaaagaaaatgactaaaatTTTAAGGTAACAAATGGCTGAGAAACATTAATGAATGTGCCTAAGGGGATGACTGCTTACTAAAGAACGTAAAGGATTGGGAGGTGACTTGAGATTTGAGAGTGGTCTTTTGGCCTGTGAAGATCAAGAAACCCAGACAATGAACAAGTTTCTGCAATGCAAAGAGTAGACGATCATGATGAAACCCAGTAACATGGGGGGAACAAGAAATGGAGGTTAGAAGTCATTGAGAGTGAGAAAGTATTTACCGCTGCAATAGCCAGCGGAAGAAGCACAGTTgccggaagaagaagaggaagaagagacggAGAAGCACAGTCGCCGCTCAGCCACTGGGGGTTTGGTGACCAAACAGTTTGGCCTTTCTTTTCCCCGAGATGTGAGGGACGAGGGTTTGGTAAGTGGTAACTTTGGTTTGGTAATCTAATGGTTAGATTggattttaagttttttttattttttttataactaATCGTATTATTCACATATAATACGTGTTTTATACGTGTATAATATTTTGACCCTTATAATCTGCGTATTTATCCGACTCTGAAGTATTATATGCAATACGGCACTTTTTCCAATTAAACATTCGGATACACGTATAGTATGCATATTATACGCGTATATAGTTATATACTAACTATGGTCCTATCTACTTGTCTATAATATGTTGAAGCTGTAAACTAACGAGTAACCATGAAGATAGATAGGGCCTCTTAGTACATGTCTCTGGGACCTTGAAGTTTTCTCCTTTCTGTTGTTGTGGAGTTTTCAGATTGCACATTAATCATGATAGTTATTGCAGCTGTACAATAAGAAGTTATCATGATTACAGATAGCCCTTCCGATACAGTTCTCTAGGTCCTTAAAATTGTCCTCCTTCCTTAATAGTTACATATCTCTGTCTGTTGCCATATAGTTTGGATAGTGTGCAACATTTCAAAGTTGTCCAAACCATCCAGCTAAAACATCAGATAGTTGAGAATCTTTTACTGCCTTGattgatcagcttgactttaaAGCAGAAGAGATTTTTGTGGTGGTTCCATTGACTATGCTGTTGCATACATGGGACTGGTCAGTTTGTATGATAGAAGATGGTATTAACTTTTAAGAGTTCCCATCTTTCCCCAAGtgaaattgtcattttgagtCTTGATGGGAAAGTTATGCATTAATATGAATACATCGTTGTACTTTAAAAATGGCCAATTGGCCACATAATAAATGGTCTCTTCTCAAAGTTGTTTTTTGTGGTGGATGATTCGTTCCATCGACTAAAGATTGTTTAATGTTTCAGGGTTCTCCATGGAAAGCACTTGAGAAAGCTTGGGGTGGTTTAACAAAGAGACAGTCAATGGAAGATGTATTGAAGGAGCAGATCCGTAAAAGAGAATTTGCTGATGAGGGAGGTGGTGCAGGAATTCCTCCAGGAGGTGGCAATGATGGTTTTGGTGGTTCAGAGGATGAAAACTCTGATGGTGTCTTGGATGAATTTATTCAAGTAACTTTGGCTACCATTGGTCTCATCTTTCTGGTAATATCCCAACTACCATGTCAGTCTTCTTCTTTTGCTATTTGTTAGTTTACAAGCACCTTTTATCTGTCAAATTGGTATGTGATGTCATTACATATTTAGATTCATCTATTTGTTGCTCAGCATAGTAAGAAGAAGGGCATGGTGGGTGGTGAAACAGAACAATTTATGGCTTTCATATTTGCATTTGTATATTCTGATGCATACTTTTTGCTTACATGTATCatctttcatttcaaaattttgaagtttgCTTGAACAATCACTTAATATTATCAACATAATGTGAAAGATCTTATGCTTATGTTTTTATGGATGAATTTTGATGTTGGAGGTGTTATTGATCTCAGTTACAAATTATGTCTCACCTATACCTGTCCTGCGTGTTTTGTAGTACATTTACATCATTGATGGGGAGGAATTGATTCGGCTGGTAGGTGACTTCATCAAGTATGGCTTTTCAGGGAAGCAAAGTAATCGTTTGAAGCAAACCATGTACATGTGGAGAAGATTTTATGAGAAGTTGACAAAGAAGGATGAGGAGGTAGATAGGTATTGGTTGGAACGTGAAATCCTCAATACACCAACATACTGGTATGACCCCGGAGAGTTTAAGAACTACCTCAGGTCTCGTCTTGCATCATTATCATCGTCATCGTCAtcgtcatcgtcatcatcatcatcatcatcatcatcctcctcatcTTATTATCAATAGACCCTAGATTTTGTTTATTACTTGCTTTTTTCCTGTCAACCATTTCATTTAAACCAGGAATTATTCTGGCAGAAATCTGAGTGCATAGCTTCTAGAATACCTAGTAAATTTTGTAATAGAGGGTCCATGTTCCTACTTTGCGAAGATGAACTTGGTCTACTGGTAATGAATTGCTAAATTTTGTATTTTGGATATTCTTGTAAGGCTTAGATGGTCTTGTTAGTTTCTTGTTGACAATCAAACCTGCAAGACTTACGAAGCACCCGCCAATTGATGGTGTCCTCTTGATTGCATGCGCTTTTGAtaaatttttggatttttatttcttgattaTATATGATGGAAATGGACCCTCTTTTCACTCTCAAACCCATTGAACCTACCCTGCAAAATGGAATGCCCTATAGAGCTACTCTTTCTTCCATATAAGCCATGGGACTAATCCATTCTCTCAAAACATAGATGCTTTAACCCATACAGGTGACTTTTACCACATCCCAAATACCTTGAGCTCAATAAAGTTGATTCATTCTCTCTTACGCTTGGCTATAATTTGcaagttttcttttttggagCAATTCTAATGTATACAGGAGAGAGTAGCTGAAGAATGTCAAATGTTTCATACCTGTGTTTCAAA encodes:
- the LOC122640948 gene encoding uncharacterized protein LOC122640948, which encodes MSSLGLAACGPHKQVINISSSCCLPASRPCFSPIYAIRTTRSCPRLAFNASSYRRSMPVCLFGGKENPGKDNEGSPWKALEKAWGGLTKRQSMEDVLKEQIRKREFADEGGGAGIPPGGGNDGFGGSEDENSDGVLDEFIQVTLATIGLIFLYIYIIDGEELIRLVGDFIKYGFSGKQSNRLKQTMYMWRRFYEKLTKKDEEVDRYWLEREILNTPTYWYDPGEFKNYLRSRLASLSSSSSSSSSSSSSSSSSSSSYYQ